The Coccidioides posadasii str. Silveira chromosome 3, complete sequence genome contains a region encoding:
- the ASL3 gene encoding 2-oxoglutarate-dependent dioxygenase asL3 (antiSMASH:Cluster_3.5~EggNog:ENOG410PIRX~COG:Q), producing the protein MGTVETAVPQTIPTIDISPFLWQDATEEAVQDVVEAVRRACTTYGFFYLTGHGVSTSEQNKALSCSKRFFELPMEERMKVAISKSVGKSFRGYEPPGIQVHQEGLLPDTKEAFIIGAEIPEDDPDCGSFSTGPNLWPDAIPESEFRTPIMEYQSTMVNLVKVLLKILARGLPAAWNCPPDVFDKFAENPSIPMRLLHYAPQPVKHENQFGVGDHTDFGGIAILLQEPNTEGLEVWYPPTKTWIPVPVKENSYVINIGDMLQKWTAGYYRSARHRVINSNVNHRYSVPFFLNGNLKLKTVALDGSGVETVVGEHIRQRLINTMGESGKVLA; encoded by the exons ATGGGGACTGTCGAGACAGCCGTTCCCCAGACCATCCCAACCATTGACATCAGTCCATTTTTGTGGCAAGATGCTACCGAAGAAGCCGTGCAGGATGTCGTTGAAGCTGTCCGCCGTGCATGCACCACATATGGCTTCTTCTACCTGACCGGTCATGGTGTTTCCACAAGCGAGCAGAATAAGGCACTCTCTTGCTCCAAAAGATTTTTCGAGCTGCCCATGGAAGAAAGAATGAAAGTTGCCATTTCGAAGTCCGTGGGGAAGTCCTTCCGAGGGTATGAACCTCCCGGAATCCAAGTCCACCAGGAGGGTCTGTTGCCCGATACAAAAGAG GCATTTATTATCGGCGCAGAGATCCCTGAGGATGATCCAGACTGCGGTAGCTTCTCTACGGGCCCAAATCTTTGGCCGGACGCTATCCCTGAGAGCGAATTCCGCACTCCTATCATGGAGTATCAAAGCACAatggtgaatttggtgaAAGTTCTCCTCAAAATCCTCGCTCGTGGCCTTCCAGCAGCTTGGAATTGCCCGCCAGACGTTTTTGACAAGTTTGCGGAAAATCCCTCCATTCCAATGAGACTTTTGCACTATGCTCCTCAGCCCGTCAAGCACGAAAACCAATTCGGAG TTGGTGATCACACGGACTTCGGCGGAATCGCAATCTTGCTCCAAGAGCCAAATACAGAAGGACTCGAAGTTTGGTATCCACCAACGAAAACATGGATCCCAGTTCCGGTAAAGGAAAATTCCTATGTGATCAACATCGGCGACATGCTTCAGAAATGGACGGCAGGATACTATCGCAGTGCTCGGCACCGGGTGATCAACTCGAATGTAAACCACCGATACAGCGTTCCATTCTTTTTGAATGGGAACCTGAAATTGAAAACTGTGGCACTTGACGGATCGGGAGTTGAGACTGTTGTAGGAGAACACATTCGGCAGAGGTTGATTAACACTATGGGCGAAAGCGGAAAAGTCCTGGCTTGA
- a CDS encoding uncharacterized protein (antiSMASH:Cluster_3.5~EggNog:ENOG410PJX8~COG:K~BUSCO:1312at33183), whose product MSESVGFKNTTSTSQPRQKPGAACEECRRRKLRCDRRQPQCGLCEASGKECLVSTTRSLRGPKRGYLKALQARIAVLEGRLLEQEQQNNQTGNVPTVVNENAVGNLPCNDQNFVQWDLPIPEEDMFLQDPCFGSKTNDSLGESSFDANSFNVPNVVENVNDEARFQDFVNATKVLDMSEGPDEFNISDLMQADLRDQLYFDRIHTFAPIVHQRQYFSWSRQPNKTEAQICLQYAMWTLAASVSAHYQSIRDSLYGFMRRALDSLEAENINLAVTDIEQVQAWLLLAIHEFMCVDFRRAWISAGRAFRLIQLNWFHNIEPLNMTISQMEWVEAERKRRTFWMAYCLDRFVSIRTGSPLTFSEQMITIRLPSPEAAFENDQPTLMGFLSEAIAATEPIAPSTFIECIIMATISGRALAHRHQFLVDNIYLNAREDFWDHHHWINSILTRKMDIFTSEYPLRIQQTDPMLLFISMMWRTTVLHLSQTMEHAIPLTDEKRPVVVEYMGLSSIAAQEMADLTKNLSQLNRFKVRRCLQSYTSEGLMWLALL is encoded by the exons ATGTCGGAATCAGTGGGATTCAAAAATACAACTTCAACTTCCCAGCCTCGACAAAAGCCTGGAGCCGCCTGCGAAGAATGCCGGCGGCGAAAGCTCCGGTGTGATCGACGACAGCCTCAATGCGGATTGTGTGAAGCGTCTGGCAAGGAATGCCTGGTCTCGACGACTCGATCTCTTCGCGGACCCAAGCGCGGATATCTAAAAGCCTTGCAGGCTCGAATTG CTGTTCTTGAGGGAAGGCTACTTGAGCAAGAGCAACAGAATAACCAAACCGGAAACGTACCGACAGTGGTGAACGAGAATGCGGTTGGGAACCTACCATGTAATGATCAGAACTTTGTACAGTGGGATCTTCCAATTCCGGAAGAAGATATGTTTTTGCAGGACCCGTGCTTCGGATCGAAAACTAATGACTCACTGGGAGAATCGTCATTCGACGCCAATTCATTCAACGTCCCAAATGTTGTTGAAAATGTCAATGATGAGGCGAGATTCCAGGATTTCGTCAATGCCACGAAGGTGTTGGATATGTCTGAAGGGCCGGACGAGTTCAATATCTCAGATTTAATGCAGGCAGATCT TAGAGATCAACTATATTTCGATAGAATTCACACATTTGCGCCCATTGTCCATCAGCGCCAGTATTTTTCTTGGAGCCGGCAGCCCAACAAAACCGAGGCCCAGATATGTTTACAATACGCCATGTGGACTCTCGCAGCGTCAGTATCGGCGCATTATCAAAGCATCCGGGACTCTTTGTACGGATTTATGCGCCGTGCACTCGATTCCTTGGAAGCAGAAAATATAAACCTTGCGGTGACAGATATCGAGCAGGTTCAAGCTTGGCTTTTGCTAGCCATTCATGAGTTTATGTGCGTGGATTTCCGCCGAGCATGGATCAGTGCTGGGCGCGCATTCCGGTTGATTCAACTTAACTGGTTTCACAACATAGAGCCCTTAAATATGACGATCTCGCAGATGGAATGGGTTGAGGCTGAAAGAAAGAGGCGAACCTTTTGGATGGCATATTGCCTGGATCGATTTGTTAGCATCCGAACCGGGTCTCCATTGACTTTTAGCGAACAAATG ATCACGATTCGTCTTCCTTCGCCCGAAGCTGCTTTTGAGAACGACCAGCCCACACTGATGGGATTTCTCTCAGAGGCAATCGCGGCGACAGAGCCTATTGCGCCATCGACATTTATCGAATGCATCATTATGGCAACCATTAGTGGTCGTGCTCTAGCCCACAGGCACCAGTTTTTGGTCGATAATATCTATCTCAACGCAAGGGAGGATTTCTGGGACCACCACCACTGGATCAATTCCATTCTAACCAGAAAAATGGACATATTCACTTCAGAATATCCCCTCCGAATACAGCAAACGGATCCGATGCTGCTTTTTATCAGCATGATGTGGCGCACTACCGTTTTACATCTTTCTCAGACAATGGAGCATGCGATACCATTGACAGACGAGAAGAGACCAGTAGTGGTGGAATATATGGGGCTGTCCTCAATAGCCGCACAGGAAATGGCAGATTTGACAAAAAATTTATCGCAACTCAACCGTTTCAAGGTGAGAAGATGCCTCCAGAGTTATACATCAGAAGGGCTGATGTGGCTGGCATTGCTGTGA
- a CDS encoding putative secondary metabolism biosynthetic enzyme (antiSMASH:Cluster_3.5~SMCOG1028:crotonyl-CoA reductase / alcohol dehydrogenase~EggNog:ENOG410PK5V~COG:Q) encodes MACNSAAWLTAAKATPFEVKPAPLWTPGENEILVRNHAVAINPVDGSLQAFAWWPFEYPTILGQDVAGVVKDVGPNVTRFKRGDRIVGHAVGMATKRNQDNGFQAYTIVPTNMAAELPESISFQDAAVIPLAFSTASCGLFQDAFLKLQPPAEPPQNPTGETLLVWGGSSSVGSNAIQLAIAAGYEVIVTASPKNFNYVKKLGAAQVFDYSNPTIVDELVGAFKGRTVAGAMDCIGGAATKACAEVVQKSSGRKFVSTTKGGFEEPPEGVAVKNVFGTTLKDNNVGKMVYVDFLPKALRAGSFVPAPAPLVVGKGLESVQGGVDIIRKGVSAQKLVVLL; translated from the coding sequence ATGGCTTGCAACTCCGCGGCCTGGCTTACTGCCGCCAAAGCCACTCCTTTCGAAGTCAAGCCCGCGCCGCTCTGGACTCCCGGCGAAAACGAGATTCTCGTTCGAAATCACGCCGTCGCCATCAACCCTGTCGATGGTAGCCTTCAGGCTTTTGCCTGGTGGCCCTTCGAGTACCCGACCATCCTGGGCCAGGATGTTGCTGGTGTCGTTAAAGATGTCGGGCCAAATGTAACCCGATTCAAGAGGGGAGACCGCATAGTCGGTCACGCCGTCGGCATGGCCACAAAACGCAACCAGGACAACGGTTTCCAGGCCTACACCATCGTCCCGACAAATATGGCCGCCGAGCTGCCTGAGAGCATCTCTTTCCAAGACGCTGCCGTCATACCACTGGCATTCTCCACCGCGTCCTGCGGGCTCTTCCAGGATGCTTTCCTAAAGCTTCAGCCCCCAGCAGAGCCTCCCCAGAACCCAACTGGAGAAACCCTGCTGGTCTGGGGCGGCTCGTCGAGCGTGGGAAGCAATGCAATTCAACTTGCTATTGCTGCCGGCTATGAAGTCATCGTCACCGCCTCTCCCAAGAATTTCAATTACGTGAAGAAGCTTGGTGCCGCGCAGGTATTTGACTATAGCAACCCTACCATCGTCGACGAGCTCGTGGGCGCATTCAAGGGCAGAACTGTCGCCGGTGCGATGGATTGCATAGGCGGAGCGGCCACCAAGGCTTGTGCTGAAGTCGTGCAGAAGTCCAGCGGAAGAAAGTTCGTGTCGACCACAAAGGGCGGATTTGAGGAGCCTCCAGAGGGGGTAGCTGTCAAGAATGTCTTTGGAACAACGCTCAAGGATAATAATGTTGGTAAGATGGTCTATGTGGACTTTTTGCCGAAGGCACTGAGGGCGGGATCCTTCGTGCCGGCTCCCGCTCCTTTGGTTGTAGGCAAGGGATTGGAGAGTGTTCAGGGAGGAGTTGATATCATCCGCAAGGGAGTTTCTGCCCAGAAGCTTGTTGTATTGCTCTGA
- a CDS encoding uncharacterized protein (antiSMASH:Cluster_3.5~EggNog:ENOG410PT5X~COG:S) has protein sequence MSQKYEWFVRLPDRPDVLETRLENRPLHVSHNKPLMENGTIIFGGPLLSSQPTSMEDGLQKITGSIHLIKARTEEEVWELVRDDPYAKLEVWDLEKAEVMAMKCFIMADM, from the coding sequence ATGTCTCAGAAGTACGAATGGTTCGTCCGCCTGCCCGACAGACCAGATGTGCTCGAGACACGCCTAGAAAACCGACCACTGCACGTCTCTCATAACAAACCATTGATGGAAAATGGCACCATTATCTTTGGCGGCCCCCTTCTCTCTTCACAGCCGACAAGTATGGAAGACGGGCTCCAGAAGATCACTGGGAGCATCCACTTGATCAAAGCAAGGACGGAGGAGGAAGTGTGGGAACTGGTCAGGGACGATCCTTATGCAAAACTTGAAGTTTGGGATCTGGAGAAGGCGGAGGTAATGGCGATGAAGTGTTTTATTATGGCAGATATGTAA